A single Oryza brachyantha chromosome 8, ObraRS2, whole genome shotgun sequence DNA region contains:
- the LOC121055133 gene encoding E3 ubiquitin-protein ligase WAV3-like, translating into MAPPTFTLRSLLRRRFRTATESDVHGEEDEPVESPERGPAPGGGEAVHATANDGALVIKTHCELPAIARSAHRDNFAVLVHVMAPSMSVEATAERAPVDLVTVLDVSGSMAGYKLVLLKRSMAFVIDNLGPGDRLSIVSFSADARSVIRLTRMSDEGKASAKGAVESLVAGGGTNILKGLAEAARVLDDRRYRNAVAGVILLSDGQDSYSTGYGALLPPSFKRSGDRCLPVHTFGFGTDHDAAVMHTIAEETGGTFSFIENQAVVQDAFAQCIGGLLSVTVQEARITITCSHPGVRVRSVKSGRYESLIDADGRAALVHVGELYADEERRFLVFVDVPVAGAGEDATQLVKVGCTYCDTTTQYSMVVAGEDAVVQRPVEVPTNMVASMEVERERSRVEATEDIVAAQEAAERGEHAAAAGILNRRQEELARTAERLGGDARCAELASELGELGARVADRWEYEHTGRACMLAGINAHGRQRATSVQLLGSALASMPAGAAPPPAMGRFGAYETPVMRRMVESSRMRRESGGRTEEGSSSSSRHVN; encoded by the coding sequence atggcgccgccgacgttcACCTTGCGATCGCTTCTCCGGCGCCGCTTCAGGACAGCCACGGAGAGCGACGTGCACGGCGAAGAAGACGAGCCGGTGGAGTCGCCGGAGAGGGGGCCGGCtcccggtggcggcgaggccgtcCATGCCACGGCGAACGACGGGGCGCTCGTCATAAAGACGCACTGCGAGCTCCCGGCCATCGCGAGGAGCGCACACAGGGACAACTTCGCCGTTCTTGTCCATGTCATGGCCCCTAGCATGTccgtggaggcgacggcggagcgCGCGCCGGTCGACCTCGTCACGGTGCTCGACGTGAGCGGGAGCATGGCGGGCTACAAGCTGGTGCTGCTGAAGCGGTCCATGGCGTTCGTCATCGATAACCTGGGCCCCGGCGACCGTCTCAGCATCGTGTCGTTCTCGGCCGATGCGCGTAGCGTGATCCGGCTGACGCGCATGTCGGACGAAGGCAAGGCGTCGGCCAAGGGCGCCGTGGAATCCCtcgttgccggcggcggcacgaaCATCCTCAAGGGCCTTGCCGAAGCCGCCAGGGTGCTCGACGACCGCCGGTACCGgaacgccgtcgccggtgtcATCCTTCTCTCCGACGGTCAGGACTCGTACTCGACCGGCTACGGTGCCCTCTTGCCGCCTTCCTTCAAGCGCTCCGGCGACAGGTGCTTGCCGGTCCACACGTTCGGCTTCGGCACCGACCACGACGCGGCGGTGATGCACACCATCGCGGAGGAAACCGGCGGCACGTTCTCCTTCATCGAGAACCAGGCGGTCGTCCAGGACGCGTTCGCGCAGTGCATCGGCGGGCTCCTCTCGGTCACCGTGCAGGAGGCGCGCATCACCATCACCTGCTCGCACCCCGGCGTGCGCGTCCGGTCGGTCAAGTCCGGTCGCTACGAGAGCCTCATTGACGCTGACGGCCGGGCTGCGTTGGTGCACGTCGGCGAGCTCTacgccgacgaggagaggCGTTTCCTGGTGTTCGTGGACGTGCCAGtagccggcgccggagaagacgCCACGCAGTTGGTCAAGGTGGGCTGCACTTACTGCGACACGACAACTCAGTACTCGatggtcgtcgccggcgaggacgccGTTGTGCAAAGGCCAGTGGAGGTGCCCACCAACATGGTGGCGTCCATGGAGGTGGAGCGGGAGCGCTCCCGCGTGGAGGCGACCGAAGACATCGTGGCCGCGCAAGAAGCAGCCGAGCGCGGCgagcacgcggcggcggcggggataCTGAACCGCCGGCAGGAGGAGCTGGCGCGGACAGCGGAACGGCTGGGCGGCGACGCCAGGTGCGCGGAGCTGGCGTCGGAGCTGGGCGAGCTGGGAGCCCGCGTGGCGGACAGGTGGGAGTACGAGCACACGGGGCGCGCGTGCATGCTCGCCGGCATAAACGCGCACGGGCGGCAGCGGGCCACGTCGGTGCAGCTGCTCGGATCGGCTCTGGCTTCGATgccggccggggcggcgccgccgcctgcgatGGGGAGATTTGGAGCGTACGAGACGCCGGTGATGAGGAGGATGGTGGAGTCGTCGCGGATGAGACGAGAGAGCGGCGGAAGAACTGAagaaggcagcagcagcagctcgagACACGTGAATTga
- the LOC102701373 gene encoding E3 ubiquitin-protein ligase WAV3-like: MATGGGEHCDACHGGFDLWRPALTAECSHKFHPTCVSGAGVCPACDARWTTSPAAPPPTTFRFGSSPAEATGSLFGQMAPPAMGFFEGFRPWPPSCDRCHFAIDTSQATVTSECHHRFHLHCFFGSVCPACNARWRDVAGPNPSPPSTLFPAAPQASWIFLESQLYDDDEPVETPAQGAAPGGGESVQAAANNGSLVIKTHCEFPAIARSTPMENFAVLVHIKATGIDAEATAVRTPVDLVTVLDVSGSMAGYKLTLLKRAMGFVIDQLGHGDRLSIVSFSGDARRVIRLTRMSDNGKASAKTAVESLAAGGGTNILRGLDEAAEVLDGRRHRNAVASVILLSDGQDTYNLNGYGAINVGGTTTNYSVLVPPSFKRAGDRCLPIHTFGFGTDHDAAAMHTIAEETGGTFSFIENQAVVQDAFAQCIGGLLSVTVQEARIAITCSHPGVRVRSIKSGCYASLVDADGRAASLDVGELYADEERRFLVFLDAPVAGAGEDATELIKVSCTYRDTASRQSMVVAGVDTVVERPVEVTADMEPSMEVAQERIRVETTEDIAAAREAAERGAYAAAKAILTRRQEALARSATALSGDARSAALVSEVRELVARVADRREYEQTGRACLLAGMISHEQQRATSVHLFGSAAPPFSSSSGTPFASTAAAPYGAPAPPSYGGFGAYTTPAMQSMMELSWKKRENGGESSLGSK; encoded by the exons ATGGCgacgggaggaggagagcactGCGACGCCTGCCACGGCGGCTTCGACTTGTGGCGCCCCGCCTTGACGGCGGAGTGCTCGCACAAGTTCCACCCTACCTgcgtctccggcgccggcgtctgCCCGGCGTGCGACGCGCGGTGGACaacctcgccggccgcgccgccgccgaccacctTCCGCTTTGGGTCCTCGCCCGCCGAGGCTACGGGCA GCTTGTTTGGACagatggcgccgccggcgatggggTTCTTTGAAGGCTTCCGGCCATGgccgccgtcgtgcgacaGATGCCACTTCGCCATCGACACCAGCCAGGCCACCGTCACGTCCGAGTGCCACCACAGGTTCCACCTCCACTGCTTCTTCGGGAGCGTCTGCCCCGCCTGCAACGCGCGTTGGCGCGACGTGGCGGGACCTaacccttcgccgccgtccaccttGTTCCCCGCTGCTCCACAGGCTTCTTGGATCTTCTTGGAGAGCCAGTtgtacgacgacgacgagccggTGGAGACGCCGGCACAGGGGGCGGCAcccggtggcggcgagtcCGTCCAGGCTGCAGCAAACAATGGATCGCTCGTCATCAAGACGCACTGCGAGTTCCCGGCCATCGCGAGGAGCACGCCCATGGAGAACTTCGCCGTTCTTGTTCATATCAAGGCTACTGGCatcgacgcggaggcgacggcggtgcgCACACCGGTCGACCTCGTCACGGTGCTCGATGTGAGCGGGAGCATGGCGGGATACAAGCTCACGCTGCTGAAGCGCGCCATGGGGTTCGTCATTGATCAGCTCGGCCATGGCGACCGCCTCAGCATCGTCTCGTTCTCCGGCGACGCGCGCCGAGTGATCCGGCTGACGCGCATGTCGGATAACGGCAAGGCCTCGGCCAAGACCGCCGTGGAATCGCTCGCTGCGGGCGGCGGGACGAACATCCTCAGGGGCCTTGACGAAGCCGCCGAGGTGctcgacggccgccgccaccggaaCGCCGTCGCCAGCGTCATCCTTCTCTCCGACGGTCAGGACACGTACAATCTGAACGGCTACGGAGCCATCAACGTCGGGGGAACCACGACGAACTACAGTGTCCTCGTGCCACCTTCCTTCAAGCGCGCCGGCGACCGATGCTTGCCGATTCACACGTTCGGCTTCGGCACCGaccacgacgcggcggcgatgcacaCCATCGCGGAGGAAACCGGCGGCACGTTCTCCTTCATCGAGAACCAGGCGGTCGTCCAGGACGCGTTCGCGCAGTGCATCGGCGGGCTCCTCTCGGTCACCGTGCAGGAGGCGCGCATCGCCATCACCTGCTCGCACCCCGGCGTGCGCGTCAGGTCGATCAAGTCGGGATGCTACGCGAGCCTCGTCGATGCAgacggccgggccgcctcctTGGACGTCGGCGAGCTCTacgccgacgaggagaggCGCTTCTTGGTGTTCTTGGACGCTCCAGTagccggagccggagaagACGCCACAGAACTGATCAAGGTGAGCTGCACTTACCGCGACACCGCGAGTCGGCAGTCGatggtcgtcgccggcgtggacACCGTTGTGGAAAGGCCAGTGGAGGTGACCGCCGACATGGAGCCGTCCATGGAGGTGGCGCAAGAGCGTATCCGCGTGGAGACAACCGAagacatcgccgccgcgcgagaagcagccgagcgcggcgcgtacgcggcggcgaaggcaaTACTCACCCGCCGGCAGGAGGCGCTGGCccgatcggcgacggcgctgtCCGGCGACGCCAGGAGCGCGGCGCTGGTGTCGGAGGTGCGCGAGCTGGTCGCCCGAGTGGCGGACAGGCGGGAGTACGAGCAGACGGGGCGCGCGTGCTTGCTCGCCGGCATGATCTCGCACGAGCAGCAGCGCGCCACGTCGGTGCATCTCTTCGGATCTGCGGCGCCACCGTTTTCTTCGTCGTCAGGGACGCCGTTCGCgtcaacggcggcggcgccgtatGGGGCTCCGGCTCCGCCGTCGTACGGCGGATTTGGAGCGTACACGACGCCGGCGATGCAGAGCATGATGGAATTGTCGTGGAAGAAACGGGAGAATGGCGGGGAAAGCTCGCTTGGTTCGAAGTGA
- the LOC121055132 gene encoding E3 ubiquitin-protein ligase WAV3-like, which yields MAPPTFTLRSLLRPFRAATESDVHDGEDEPVESPARGTPPSGGVAVNATANDGALVIKTHCELPAIARSAHRDNFAVLVHVMAPSMSVEATAERAPVDLVTVLDVSGSMAGYKLGLLKRSMAFVIDNLGPGDRLSIVSFSCDARRVIGLTRMSDEGKASAKGAVESLAAGGGTNILKGLVEAARVLDDRRYRNAVAGVILLSDGQDTYNVHSSSYGALVPHSFKRSGDRCLPVHTFGFGNDHDAAAMHTIAEETGGTFSFIENQAVVQDAFAQCIGGLLSVTVQEARITITCSHPGVRVRSVKSGRYESLIDADGRAALVHVGELYADEERRFLVFVDVPVAGAEEDATHLVKVGCTYCDTTTQYSMVVAGEDAVVQRPVEVPTNMEASMEVERERSRMEATEDIVAAQEAAERGEHAAAAGILNRRQEELARTAERLGDDEMCGALVSELGELGARVADRWEYEHTGRACMLAGINAHGRQRATSVQLLGSALASMPAGAAPPPAMGRFGAYETPVMRRMVESSRMRREGGGTTEDLELDFLRDLN from the coding sequence ATGGCGCCACCAACGTTCACCTTGCGATCGCTTCTCCGGCCCTTCAGGGCAGCCACGGAGAGCGACGTGCACGACGGAGAAGACGAGCCGGTGGAATCGCCGGCGCGGGGGACGCCTCCCAGTGGCGGCGTGGCCGTCAATGCCACAGCGAACGACGGGGCGCTCGTCATAAAGACGCACTGCGAGCTCCCGGCCATCGCGAGGAGCGCACACAGGGACAACTTCGCCGTTCTTGTCCATGTCATGGCCCCTAGCATGTccgtggaggcgacggcggagcgCGCGCCGGTCGACCTCGTCACGGTGCTCGACGTGAGCGGGAGCATGGCGGGCTACAAGCTGGGGCTGCTGAAGCGGTCCATGGCGTTCGTCATCGATAACCTCGGCCCCGGCGACCGTCTCAGCATCGTGTCATTCTCCTGCGATGCGCGTCGCGTGATCGGGCTGACGCGCATGTCGGACGAAGGCAAGGCGTCGGCCAAGGGCGCCGTGGAATCCctcgctgccggcggcggcacgaaCATCCTCAAGGGCCTTGTCGAAGCCGCCAGGGTGCTCGACGACCGCCGGTACCGgaacgccgtcgccggcgtcatCCTTCTCTCCGACGGTCAGGACACGTACAATGTACACTCGAGCAGCTACGGTGCCCTCGTGCCGCATTCCTTCAAGCGCTCCGGCGACAGGTGCTTGCCGGTCCACACGTTCGGCTTCGGCAACGaccacgacgcggcggcgatgcacaCCATCGCGGAGGAAACCGGCGGCACGTTCTCCTTCATCGAGAACCAGGCGGTCGTCCAGGACGCGTTCGCGCAGTGCATCGGCGGGCTCCTCTCCGTCACCGTGCAGGAGGCGCGCATCACCATCACCTGCTCGCACCCCGGCGTGCGCGTCAGGTCGGTCAAGTCCGGTCGCTACGAGAGCCTCATTGACGCCGACGGCCGGGCTGCGTTGGTGCACGTCGGCGAGCTCTacgccgacgaggagaggCGTTTCCTGGTGTTCGTGGACGTGCCAGTAGCCGGCGCCGAAGAAGACGCCACGCACTTGGTCAAGGTGGGCTGCACTTATTGCGACACGACAACTCAGTACTCGatggtcgtcgccggcgaggacgccGTTGTGCAAAGGCCAGTGGAGGTGCCCACCAACATGGAGGCGTCCATGGAGGTGGAGCGGGAGCGCTCCCGCATGGAGGCGACCGAAGACATCGTGGCCGCGCAAGAAGCAGCCGAGCGGGGCgagcacgcggcggcggcggggataCTGAACCGCCGGCAGGAGGAGCTGGCCCGGACGGCGGAACGACTGGGCGACGACGAGATGTGCGGGGCGCTGGTGTCGGAGCTGGGCGAGCTGGGAGCCCGCGTGGCGGACAGGTGGGAGTACGAGCACACGGGGCGCGCGTGCATGCTCGCCGGCATAAACGCGCACGGGCGGCAGCGGGCCACGTCGGTGCAGCTGCTCGGATCGGCTCTGGCTTCGATgccggccggggcggcgccgccgcctgcgatGGGGAGATTTGGAGCGTACGAGACGCCGGTGATGAGGAGGATGGTGGAGTCGTCACGGATGAGACGAGAGGGCGGCGGAACAACTGAAGATTTAGAGCTCGACTTCTTGAGAGACTTGAACTGa